One Rosa chinensis cultivar Old Blush chromosome 5, RchiOBHm-V2, whole genome shotgun sequence genomic region harbors:
- the LOC112167134 gene encoding 3-deoxy-manno-octulosonate cytidylyltransferase, mitochondrial → MRGSSSTPSSSDGTTRSWIIAGAAVAAATAAYAVVSRRRPARFRSRVVGIIPARFASSRFPGKPLVPILGKPMIQRTWERAKLANKLDQLVVATDDKKIAACCSDFGANVIMTSETCRNGTERCTEALQKLTKKFDIVVNIQGDEPLMEPEIIDGVVMALQAAPDAVFSTAVTSLKPEDTSDPNRVKCVVDNHGYAIYFSRGLIPYNKSGKVNPHFPYLLHLGIQSYDTKFLKIYPELPPTPLQLEEDLEQLKVLENGYKMKVIKVDHEAHGVDTPQDVEKMERFMRERNLS, encoded by the exons ATGAGAGGCTCATCTTCCACACCATCTAGCTCGGACGGTACCACCCGTTCATGGATAATAGCTGGAGCGGCTGTGGCTGCAGCGACGGCAGCGTACGCGGTGGTTTCAAGGCGGCGACCGGCGAGGTTTCGGAGCCGGGTGGTCGGAATCATACCTGCGCGTTTCGCTTCCTCCAGATTTCCCGGCAAACCTCTGGTTCCAATTCTCGGAAAGCCCATGATCCAG AGGACATGGGAAAGAGCAAAACTTGCAAACAAGCTGGATCAACTTG TTGTGGCTACTGATGATAAGAAAATAGCAGCATGCTGTTCAGATTTTGGAGCTAATGTCATAATGACATCAGAAACTTGCAGGAATG GAACTGAACGCTGCACTGAGGCGCTCCAAAAGCTTACGAAGAAGTTTGACATCGTTGTTAACATTCAGGGTGATGAACCACTAATGGAGCCCGAGATAATCGATGGGGTTGTCATGGCCCTGCAG GCTGCCCCTGATGCTGTGTTTAGCACTGCAGTTACCTCATTGAAACCTGAAGATACCTCTGATCCAAATCGGGTAAAGTGTGTGGTGGACAATCATGGTTATGCAATCTATTTCTCAAGGGGTTTAATCCCCTACAACAA GTCAGGCAAGGTCAATCCACATTTTCCGTATTTACTTCATCTTGGTATTCAG AGCTATGATACAAAGTTCTTAAAGATATATCCAGAGCTTCCGCCTACTCCATTACAACTAGAAGAAGATTTGGAGCAGCTTAAGGTCCTTGAGAATGGATATAAGATGAAG GTAATAAAGGTTGATCATGAGGCTCACGGTGTTGATACTCCACAAGATGTAGAGAAGATGGAACGTTTCATGCGGGAAAGAAATTTGTCTTAG
- the LOC112166996 gene encoding pentatricopeptide repeat-containing protein At2g33760 has translation METKHSSPPKSPAYKALVKAGPNLKPLQQVHAHIIVSGSHRSRSLLTKLITLACEAGSILYTHNLFISVPHPDSFLFNSIIKSSSKFGFPQHTLFFYHSMLGFRTPPSSYTFTSVIKACADLRALRLGRGVHSHVVVCGCGSEPFVQAALVSLYSKCGEFGVARKVFDEMPERSVVGWNSMISGYEQNGFSREAIEVFKEMREAGVEPDSTGFVNVLAACSQLGDVGLGCSVHDEVVRKGIEVNVALGTSLINMYARCGDVSKAREVFDCMDERNVITWTAMISGYATNGYGSQAMELFGDMRARGPSPNTVTFVAVLAACAHAGLVKEGRQAYASMRQEYGLVPGVEHCVCLVDMLGRSGLLDEAYQFIKELSPGEAAPPLWTAMLGACKMHKNTDLGVTVAEHLLEVEPENPGHYVMLSNIYALAGRMDRVEMVRNMMKGRSLKKQVGYSTIHVNQKTNLFSMGDKSHPETNEIYQYLDELMRWCSEAGYAPAPELVMHEVEEEEREYALRYHSEKLAIAYGLMKTKDGEAIRIVKNLRMCEDCHSAIKFISVVTKREIIVRDKLRFHHFKYGSCSCLDYW, from the coding sequence ATGGAAACCAAACACAGCTCCCCGCCAAAATCTCCAGCCTACAAAGCTCTAGTCAAAGCCGGTCCAAATCTGAAGCCTCTTCAACAAGTCCACGCCCACATTATCGTCTCTGGATCTCACCGCAGCCGATCACTCCTCACCAAGCTCATCACTCTGGCTTGCGAAGCCGGCTCGATTCTCTACACCCACAACCTCTTCATCTCCGTCCCTCACCCGGACTCCTTCCTCTTCAATTCCATAATCAAGTCATCCTCTAAGTTCGGCTTCCCGCAACACACTCTCTTCTTCTATCACTCCATGCTCGGTTTTCGAACCCCGCCGAGTAGTTACACCTTCACCTCTGTGATCAAGGCCTGCGCCGATCTAAGGGCTCTGAGACTCGGTAGGGGTGTGCATTCACATGTAGTGGTGTGTGGGTGTGGGTCGGAGCCGTTTGTTCAGGCGGCTCTTGTTAGCTTGTATTCGAAATGTGGGGAGTTTGGGGTTGCAAGgaaggtgttcgatgaaatgcctgAGAGGAGTGTTGTGGGTTGGAACTCGATGATTTCGGGGTACGAGCAGAACGGGTTTTCGAGAGAGGCGATTGAGGTGTTTAAGGAGATGAGGGAAGCGGGTGTTGAGCCGGATTCGACTGGTTTCGTGAATGTTTTGGCGGCGTGTTCTCAGTTGGGAGATGTTGGTTTAGGGTGTTCGGTGCATGATGAGGTTGTCAGGAAGGGGATAGAAGTGAATGTGGCTCTAGGAACTTCGCTGATTAACATGTATGCTAGGTGTGGGGATGTGAGCAAAGCGCGAGAAGTTTTCGATTGTATGGATGAAAGGAATGTTATTACTTGGACTGCTATGATTTCGGGGTACGCAACGAATGGTTATGGTAGTCAAGCTATGGAGCTTTTTGGCGACATGAGAGCTCGTGGTCCTAGTCCTAACACCGTGACATTTGTTGCAGTCTTGGCAGCTTGTGCTCATGCTGGGCTAGTGAAAGAAGGAAGGCAGGCATATGCAAGCATGAGGCAAGAGTATGGATTAGTGCCGGGAGTGGAGCACTGTGTTTGCCTGGTTGATATGCTTGGGCGTTCTGGGCTTCTCGATGAAGCATATCAGTTCATCAAAGAGCTTAGCCCGGGAGAGGCAGCTCCACCTCTTTGGACTGCCATGCTTGGGGCTTGCAAGATGCATAAGAATACCGATCTTGGAGTAACAGTtgctgagcatcttttggaggTTGAGCCTGAAAATCCAGGCCATTATGTGATGCTTTCGAACATATATGCATTGGCAGGTAGGATGGATAGAGTGGAAATGGTTAGAAACATGATGAAAGGAAGAAGCTTGAAAAAGCAAGTTGGCTATAGTACAATACATGTGAATCAGAAAACCAATTTGTTTAGCATGGGCGACAAGTCCCACCCAGAGACAAATGAAATTTATCAGTATTTAGATGAATTGATGCGGTGGTGCAGTGAAGCAGGGTATGCACCAGCACCGGAGTTAGTGATGCAtgaagtggaagaagaagagagggaaTATGCCCTTAGATATCACAGTGAGAAGCTTGCAATTGCATATGGGCTAATGAAAACCAAGGATGGTGAGGCCATTAGGATTGTAAAGAACCTCCGAATGTGTGAGGACTGCCACTCGGCTATTAAGTTTATCTCAGTTGTTACCAAAAGAGAGATTATTGTTCGGGATAAGCTTCGCTTCCACCATTTCAAATATGGCTCCTGTTCATGCCTGGATTATTGGTAA